GATGATCAGTCGCTGCATCTCGTCGGTGCCCTCGAAGATCCGGTAGAGCCGGACCTGCCGGTACCAGCGTTCGATGGGCAGCTCACGGGTGTAGCCCATGCCGCCGTGGATCTGGAGCACCCGGTCGACGACCCGGTTGACCATGCCGGCGCCGTAGAGCTTGCCCATCGACGACGCGTGCCGGGGGTCCAGGCCCTGGTCGACCGTCCACGCCGAGCGCAGCACCAGCCAGCGGGCCGCCTCCAGCTCGGTCTCCGAGTCGGCGATCATCCACTGGATGGCCTGGTTGGTGCCGATCTTCGTGCCGAAGGTCTCCCGGGTGTTGGCGTAGTCGATGGCCATCTGGAGGACCCGTTCGGCGATGCCGATGGCGTGCGACGGGATGGTGTAACGGCCCTTGCCGATCCACTCCATGCCCAGCGTGAAGCCCTGCCCGATCTCGCCGAGGATGTTGCGGTGCGGCACGCGTACGCCGTCGAAGATGAGCGATGCGGGCCCGCCCTCGCCCATGGTCTGGATGAACTCCGAGCGCCAGCCCATCGAACGGTCCACCAGGAACGCGGTGGCCCCGCCGTTGCGGGCGCCCTTCTCCCGGTCGGTCACCGCGACCACGATGGCGAAGTCGGCGT
This portion of the Micromonospora zamorensis genome encodes:
- a CDS encoding acyl-CoA dehydrogenase family protein is translated as MDFSLTDEERAVRDTVRSFIRREVMPLEAEVLRRERAHQPGLDHSEVRELQLKARKFGFWGLATPEEYGGMNLPAVLQSLIWTELGHTFVPFRFGGEADNILFHATEEQKQEFLIPTIEGERRSCFAITEPGAGSDAANIRLSARRDGDDWILDGEKTFITGGHDADFAIVVAVTDREKGARNGGATAFLVDRSMGWRSEFIQTMGEGGPASLIFDGVRVPHRNILGEIGQGFTLGMEWIGKGRYTIPSHAIGIAERVLQMAIDYANTRETFGTKIGTNQAIQWMIADSETELEAARWLVLRSAWTVDQGLDPRHASSMGKLYGAGMVNRVVDRVLQIHGGMGYTRELPIERWYRQVRLYRIFEGTDEMQRLIISRDLLRGYTKIGGHLA